Genomic DNA from Shouchella patagoniensis:
ATAATCCTTTATCAAAGCCACATACAACAAAAAGATTGGGTTCGTTTATGGGAGGGTTATCAAAAGAATTACCCGTCTATATCTGAGCCAAACATCGTTGTATCAGATTCCTTTCAGTCGGATTTTAATGAGGGAATGAAGGCACTCACATTAAAAAAGCTTGAAAGCTATACGAATTAAAAAGCTACTGGGGGAAGACATGAGAAAACTCATTTGGATGGCATGCCTTGCGTATTTGCTTACAGGTATTGGCCACATTATTATTGGATCAGTGCTTGAACCGTTAATGGCGCATTACGGCCTTGAATATAGTGACGGCGGGCAACTGATTATGAATCAATTTCTTGGATTTTTAGCTGGGGTTTTGCTTGCGCCATTGGCTTTAAGAGCAATGGGACGAAGAGTGACACTGTTAATCGCTTTATTTTTATTTGCTTCATCGCAAATCTCTTTGTTTCTATTAATACCATGGGATGTATTGCTTGTTATTATCCCGCTTGGCGGCGCAGGTTTTGGGATGATTGAAACCATCCTTGCAGGATTGATTATTGGAAAATTAAAAGAGAAAAAGGCTTCAATAATGGTACTGACAGAAGTGTTTTTTGGTATCGGAGCGTTAGCTGTTCCTATTCTAGCAGCGGTGTTTATTGCAACTGGACATTGGAATTATATCTTTATGGTCGTAAGTGTAATTGTTATGGTGAGTTTCGTTCTTTGGTTATTCCTGCGTTTCGGTGAATATGAACCGCTTCTGAAGAAGGAAGCGATAAACAAAAATAGTCCTGATGGGAAGCCTCTAAAGCTTAAATATCCAAAAGCAGCGTGGCCGCTTATCTTGATTGGTTCGTTCTTTTTCTTCTTATATGTTGGTGTCGAAATGACATTCCCAAACTATTTACCATCCATTCTATCAATGACATCTGAATTATCAGCATCTATCCTTGCTTTAAGTATTACCGTTTTTTGGGGAGCAATGACGTTTGGTCGAATCATTATGATTTTTATTGTGGAGAAAGTAGGGATTGCGAAACTATTTTTCATTACTGTCATTGGGCAGTTTGTTACACTTGGACTATTTGCAGCATCGCCACATTATATCGTTAGTTTTGTTGTTATTTTCTTTGCGGGTCTGTTAATGGGAGGTATCTTCTCTCTCGGTTTACTTGCAGTAAATGAAGGAATGATAGGACTTGAAGATCGAACAACAAGTTTATTAATCGCAATGGGTGGATTAGGCGGAGCACTTCTGCCAAGAGTTGCAGGGAGCTTACTAGACAACTATCCTGTTCAAGTGACGCTTTGGGCGATATTTGCGCTTGCCGGTGTAATGGTTGTGTTAATGCTATCTCTTTTTATCTTTCGAAAAAGGCTCATACTAGAATAAAAAAGGAGAATGAACATGGGAAGAGAAATGATCGATTGGAAAGATGGCGCGTGGAGCAATGATCCTGAACAAACGGAATTGAATGAAGGTCAGTTCAATGTAAAGGCAAAACCGCAAAGTGATTACTGGCAAAAAACATTGTACGGGTTTCAGCGAAACTCTGGACACAGCTTGCTCCACCCGTTTAAAGAGGGAAAGGCAATGGAAGTAACCTTTTCACTAGCTGCTTTCACAGAACAATATGATCAAGCGGGAATCATGCTTTGGCTCGATGAGACCCATTGGGTCAAAGCGGGTATTGAAATGAGTGATGGTGTTCTTCATGTCGGAGCTGTTGTCACAAATGAGTTTTCGGAT
This window encodes:
- a CDS encoding MFS transporter, giving the protein MRKLIWMACLAYLLTGIGHIIIGSVLEPLMAHYGLEYSDGGQLIMNQFLGFLAGVLLAPLALRAMGRRVTLLIALFLFASSQISLFLLIPWDVLLVIIPLGGAGFGMIETILAGLIIGKLKEKKASIMVLTEVFFGIGALAVPILAAVFIATGHWNYIFMVVSVIVMVSFVLWLFLRFGEYEPLLKKEAINKNSPDGKPLKLKYPKAAWPLILIGSFFFFLYVGVEMTFPNYLPSILSMTSELSASILALSITVFWGAMTFGRIIMIFIVEKVGIAKLFFITVIGQFVTLGLFAASPHYIVSFVVIFFAGLLMGGIFSLGLLAVNEGMIGLEDRTTSLLIAMGGLGGALLPRVAGSLLDNYPVQVTLWAIFALAGVMVVLMLSLFIFRKRLILE
- a CDS encoding DUF1349 domain-containing protein is translated as MGREMIDWKDGAWSNDPEQTELNEGQFNVKAKPQSDYWQKTLYGFQRNSGHSLLHPFKEGKAMEVTFSLAAFTEQYDQAGIMLWLDETHWVKAGIEMSDGVLHVGAVVTNEFSDWSLAPVPEWKNRMVTIRASFLADALVLRARVDKEGWRTIRVAPFPYTSNVGAGPFLCSPEREGFRVTFSAWNWAPEDEGLHVDPPL